aaattaaaaaaaagtgcatctAAAATATTCAGTggttgaaaattttatttgtgtgATGAGAAATGTATAGACATGATGCaggagctttatttttaaatattgtgttgGAATTATATTCTTCTACCTTTTCTCACctgaaagaaaatcataaagaaaatattaaaataatacatttattactGAGGATTGTTTTTGGAGGGAAAATACTCACTTTGAACATCCTTTTTACCCCTTTCCTTGAAATAATGACTATGCTAACTTTATATCATTGAAGTAAAAGTGGAGGAAAAAACCCAACAGAGAGAGTGGcataacagaaatacaaattattCATGGACTTTGTTCTCACTTCACTGCTAATCCTCTGGTTTCTTGctctttaatattatatttttgcaATAACGAATCTCAATGCAAATGAGCTACTCTGACAGGTACACATTCATCAGATGTCATGGAATCAAACTCACTTCAAAAATGTAGGTCCAGCCTAccacagagacagacaaacagacacacacacgcactcacaaGAAGACTTCTGGGGTGTCTGGATGAACTACTGGAGGGACATCTTGTTAAGGAGTCAATCCCAAATGAAATCTTCCCCAAGGATATGAAAGACAATTTGTGGATGCTAGAATCACATGTGCTTCAGAGTTAGGCTCTCAAAGGTTTATAGAGCTCCACTAACTCTCACTGCCACAGCCATTCAGAAACTctatgatggggagttcccgccgtggcgcagtggttaacgaatccgactaggaaccatgaggttgcgggttcagtccctgcccttgctcagtgggttgacgatccggcgttgctgtgagctgtggtgtaggttgcaggcgcggctcggatcctgcgttgctgtggctctggcgtaggccggtggttacagctccgattagacccctagcctgggaacctccacatgccgcggaagcggcccaaagaaaatagcaaaaagacaaaaaaaaaaaaaaaaaaaaaaaaaaaaagaaactctatgaGGCTGAAACAGATTTACATTAGAGGTGGGTAGACAATATTTACATTATCATTGTATGGcttctaaaaatcaaaatgatacCCTAAACTGAgccatttcactttcattttggaAGGCAATGGGCATTATGGAAAATCAAATAATACAATACTTAAAGCTTATTTCCaagatttagaatatttttggaaaatagatGTTGTAAAATATCATCCTACTATTTatgtttcaaaattaaaactgGCATCATTAGGTTTTAGGTATTTAAGTAGGTTATACCACTACTGACATAATAAATTTTTACTCACTGAGATTATTTATATAACAGATTTATTTCTGTGATactagctaaaattaaaaaaatgcaagtttCACAAGAATAAACTGTGAAAGAGAACTGGGTACACAATTACTCAAACTTTAAATGATGTTCCTTTTTGTGAATATAACTCTACATCACAAATTTCCTCAAGAAAATTTCATTAACTCTGGTAACATACAAATATAGGCAAAAACATATATGGAAGAATAGTATATAATCAATGTATAATAGAAGATCTTtagataaataaagtaaaataaatcagccaacatttaaattaaaatgttggggaaaggatccaacactgtcattgctgtggctctggttactgctatggtgtgagttcaatccctggccaaggatttCTATTTGAGGAAAGACACTGCATAAACAGGATCAAGATATTAAGAATCTGCAGATCCCCAGATTCCTGGTTTGATTGGACTCAACCTCTATGACATTCTCAAGTGGAAAAAGAAACCCAGGAAGAAAATGTTCATTTACTAGGAAACCTTTGGTTCAAGTAATCCAAAATAAGgtgttcaaaaataaatttacttgaaCAAAAATCCAGTCTcgtaaatttataataaaagaaaattctaagcTCATGGAgacaattttaaatacatttttaaggttATTAATTATTCATTAGCCATAAAACATTGGTGATAGTTTAAAGACAACTCACTTATTTTTTTAGCCTTCCTGTTGCTTATTAGTACtcttaaaaagattgaaaaggcCTACAGTGTGACCAGGAATGACATTCTTCAATACTCCAAATTCAAGGTTGGTAGCCTCATTTGACACACTACATTTATTCCAGTTTCTGATGGCAATGGAAAGGTCACTGCTACAAATAATGAACAATCTTCTTTCAGATTACATgtcattatttctctctctctctctctctctctctctcactcatacacacacacacaaacagagtAGTCTCAGAAGAATAAATAGGAGTAagaacttgatccccttgctgtacagtggaaaagtaaaaaaaaagtaaaataaaataaaaaaaataaaaaaaagaattcgaGGGGCCagagataaaattttatattcagcACACGTCTGGTAAgacagtaagaaaagaaaagtgatatgGACCTGATTATGGAAATCACTGAAAATGAAGCTACAGATATTTCAATTATTCTAaaaacacaacttagaataatTACTCAAAAAAAGCTTTCCTACTATTATTTGCCTTCCAACTAATATGAGAGTCTTGACATGAAGACCAAAGATACAATATAGTCAATAACAGTATTAATAACCTAGGGAAATATCAacccaagagaagaaaagaggggatACTAACTTAGAATGGCAAAGCATTTTGGGAACTGGCAAACATGATACAgcaatttgaaagagaaaattagaGGATGAATACAATGCTCGTGATTTAAAACAGATgccatataaaatttatttttgcagtttAAGATAAAGTATGTAACCAGCAGCACATTagatttcagacaaaatagaggAGCTGATAGAATTTGGCAGCATAATTTTGCAGGAAATCTCACCCAAGGAATCGCCCTCCCTTGCTGTCTATCTAACGACAGTCCtagaaaataaatctgtaaagTTTAAATCACTTCTTGTCTTCTCCAAACAGATGACCATCCAAACTCTAACATGGCTCGTGGAAATTTCATGTGGGTCTCTGAGTTAATTCTCACAGGTTTCTCAGAACACCCAGACCTACAGCTTCCGCTCTTCTTTGTGGTCCTGGTCATGTACGGGCTGACCATGGCTGGGAACCTGATCATCATCACTCTCACCAGTGTGGACCCTCGACTGCAGacccccatgtatttcttcctccgACATTTGGCAATCATCAACCTTGGCAATTCAACTGTCATTGCCCCTAAAATGCTCACCAACGTTTTAGTAAAAAGGCACACCACCTCCTATTATGAATGTGCCACCCAGGTGGGAGGGTTCTTGGTTTTCATTGTGGCTGAGGTTTTCATGTTagctgtgatggcctatgaccgccaTGTGGCCATTGGTAACCCATTGCTCTACATGGTGGTGGTATCTCAGCGGATCTGCCTTCTGCTGGATTCCCTCACATACTTCTATAGCTTTTCTACATCAGTTGTGACTTCATCTTCTGTATTCTCAGTGGCTCATTGCTCTTCCAATGTAATCAATCATTTTTGTTGTGATACTGGACCTCTGTTAGCATTGTCCTGCTCTGATACTTCCTTTCCAGAAAGAGTAGTATTTATATCTGCAGCTACAAACTTGGTTTCTTCCATAATTATAGTTGTGGTATTTTATTTCAACATCGTTTTGTCCATTCTAAGGATATGTTcaactgaaggaagaaaaaaaggcttttccACTTGTGTATCACATATGATGGCAGTGTCAGTTTTTTATGGAACACTAAAAGGtagttttaaaatccatttctgATTTGTAAATTAATTTAAGTGAAAACagtaagaatgtaaaaaaaataatttgtggctTCTGTAATTTTTATGCTGTATACTACTTCTGGCAGTGAGTTAAGCAATTTGTAAGCATCATTTATTTCTACAATTacattaatccattttttttaatccaatcgaGTATCGTTTGAATTTTAAGCCAATTTTTAGATAAGATAGTAGTGCTTTTGAGAAGAGTGATGGCCCAAATTTACAAGCTAATAAATGATAGAATTGGGATCCAAAACAAATTTAACTCAAAAGCCCACACTCCCAACAATTACATGAACATGCATAACAAACTGTGTATAGTTCATATTTTCATTACACAAAGTTCAACTAAACTTAGATATTTATAGTATATACCTAGGAattaatgtataattttataattaaaattttacacaCCTTTTATAATGTCTGGATAAATTGCGGCTTagccacaaaatttaaaaaagttgttAATTGGTGatgttttaatagctttatttacatatataccatgAAATTTATCTATTGGAAGTAAATTCATTGTAAGCAAaatcattttagtattttttttagtaaatCCATTGAATTATGCAACCATACCATTATCTAGATCCAGCTCCAAAGTTGTGACTTTACAAAAgtcaatatttgtaataaaattgTGCAAATATAACCATGATCCAGTTGTAgatatttatttgcctttctgCCCATTTCCAATTAATATTCAGTCCACCTATACTTTCAAGCCACTAGTGACCTACTTTCtgtatcatgttttttttttctgttttaggaatTCTCATgtaatggaatcatataatgtaTAGATTTTTATGTCTGGCTTTTTTAACTCCacaaaattttttgtttatttcatggTGTACCATGTATTAGAAATATGAAGCTTTGTATTACTGAGTAGCATTTTCATGTAtggatatattttgtttatccatttaccaatTGATAAACATTTGGATTGTTCTATTGTTTGCATtatgtgaataatgttgctattaaTTTTGCATAAGGATGTTAGGTTTAcacacatgtttttatttttcttgtattgaTATCTTAGAGTACAATGTGCTGGGGTAATTGGATAAACTTAAAACTACCTTTTATAAAACTACCaaaaagttttccaaagtttttATTCCCACAGAAAAATGAGTTGTCCAGCTTCTTCATAATACTTagtattggcattttttttttattagagccaTTTTAGTTGATATGCAGTGACACCCTGGTGTGtgttctggttttggtttttttttttttttttttggccctttagggctgcacccacagcatattgaagctctcaggctaggggtccagtcagagctatagctgccagcctataccgcagctagagcaacatgggatctgagctatgtctgtgacctacaccacacctcatggcaatgccagatccttaatccactgagcaaagccagtgatcaaatcctctacctcatggttcctggttggattcctttctgttgcaccatgacaggaactcccctgctgtGGTTTTAACTTGCCTTTCTTAAATGGCTATTACTGAGCTTAATCTCTTTTATGCTTGCACTGATCTTCTAGTCTGTTGGTTATACCAACCAGTATTGGACCAGAACTGGACCTCACCTTATCTACAACTTTGGTCTTTCCAAGAAGAGCCACTAAGATCACATTTGTTTTGAAAACAACTCTGTGAATGGGCTTTTTCAAGTTCCACTCTGAGTCAAATTAGCCCATCTAGCAGCAAATCTGAAGGTCCTCATGACTCCTCTCAAAATAACACTTCTGTATATTTACATGACAAATCTGAtttatccaaaatgaaatttggttttttgtccatttgtataatggaatactacctaGCAGGAAAATGTAGTGACTTGTCAAAGTACAAGTTGAGATTGGGCATTTGGCCAATTGTGGTAGATTCATTTGTAAAgttaatcaatgaaataaaaaagaaattatatactcatagaataattatttaatataccAAATATATAGTTTCCAACTATATAACTCCTATCCTGATCATATTTGGCACATTATGTTTCAGTGAAATCTTTAGGGTCTATGcatcatgtttaaaaaaacttCTGTCCCTCTCCCCCTTATATTTTGGACCAGTATTataatattttgaagtttatttaATATAAACTATGTGGTAGATTTACCAGATATGTTCTGTGTGGGTAAATCAACTGAGCAAATTGTTAACAAAATTTTTCTTGTCTAGCTCTATATTATAAAGAGAAGGAGGATAAAGAGAAAGTCATGTTACTCCtaagagaaatagagaataaaatcTTTTGATATTTGTCCTAAGAGTAAGGAGATTAATACACTTTATGTTAGAAAATCAGTGAAGGAAAAGTCTTGGAGGATGAGAGACATTGCTCTGAGATGGTTACAGGAAGTGGTGTTTGTATATGAAGTTGAGAGAAGTGTAGATAGGGGCTCCTTAAACTGTGCTTATGCGCCATTAGCATATTTCACAATTTAGTGAATCTTTACCAGGATTCCCTGATGAAACAACATAGAAGGTAGTCGGGGAGAATGCACAGCAGAAAGGAAGTGCATCCCAGGTAATGAGAGGAGAGTGTGTGCATATAACCAGGAATGAGCTAAGATGCATGTTCACACCTTGAGACTGGAACACAATTGCCTTGTTTTGAAAGCTTCTTGAATGCCAAAGTTTTGTGATCCAGTGGTTTAGACAAGAGTCTTCAGTGGAAAGCAGGTCACTTTGAAGTTCTGAAACAAAGACTCATTATTCTAGAGTCTCCTTCTACTACTAACCAGCCAAGTGAGGGAAGGCAAGGACTTACAGATCCTCAGAGTCACCTGACGTCATCATTATGTTGAAATGGTTCTACTGGAAAAGAACACACTGGTCAGCAATGTTGATTCCTCCACTATGACAGAAGAGCATAACATCAATAAAACCATCTCTTACTTTCGTCTTCCACTGGGAGGTCTTTACCCATTAGGCAGATACCAGTGAAAACAGACAAATCTAGGAAAAGAAACTTTTGAGCAATAACCTGTTCCTTACTAATTATCTTGTCAATTTTTACCCAAAGGATTTTCTTCTAAACCTCCCAGTTTAAGGAGATTTAATATGAGACATTCCAAGGAAAATACCTTTTTATCAGTTACACTAACTTTGTGACAAAGTATTTAGTGCCTATTTTGCactatatcttatttttttaatattacaaaattattgaTGAATGGCCCTAGTTTAAGAATAGACAACCAGAGCAGAGGTTTTGGTAAGCATGGAGGGTGTATGTTCTTTggaatcttttttatttcccctggAATTAAGTATGAGAACTCATAAATCccctaaaaaataagaatgacatTATGCAGTGTCTTTTCATATACACCCACTAGTTAATCATCTCTAAAATGTTGATATATTGATCCAATCTAATGTTTCAGGATGGAAACCTTCATTTACTACATTACAGATTTTTTGAGTAGCCGAGTTCTGTTCAATGGACATGGTGTTTATTACATGTTTACTCACAGACACTACGCCCTATAAATCTTGTTTGTAATGAGCTATGAGAAAGAGCAATGTGTTGCAGGAAGAATTAAGCCCTGAATTAAGTATGTATACCTCCAGTGGTTACTACAGCTTTGGGTAGAAATCTATGGATTCATGTCAAACAGGACCATCGGGAAATACAGAAAGGATTTACCGTATAAACTTCCTGAACGCTCACATAAAATGTCGTCTTGGTTTTCCATGGCCATCTATAATACGTCCTATatcctttttgctttgtttaattatttaatgtgatataatagtatattttaagattaaaacaaaattggGGAATCAATGTAatttctggactctatttctAATTCATTAGTAATGGTTTCCTCTTAATTATATTCAAGGTTGAAAGGCTTGCCTAGGGACactatttggggttttgtttgtttgaagaatCATACTGTAAATAATAGTCAATATGTATCCCAAAGACATCCTAATTCCAAATCAAAAATCATGGCATTTTCTAACAAGGCGTAAGCAGAGTTGAGACATTGAGCTATTTGTACTATATACATCTGGTACAATTGTACCAGATGCTccctgatggaaaaaaaaattagaaaaagagagagactatacattcttaaaatagttatttaacATCTGCCACATGAAATTCAAACATATAAACTTCCTATCTAGATCATCATCTACACGATGGAACAGGTTGTGATGTCTAAGCCTTtgctatatttactttttaagtcAAAGTGTCCTGTTTAGACagcatgaaaaagaaacacaagatttTACTCCCCTCTTTATTATATTGCAAACAAGTGTTAAAGTATTTAATAGAAAACTAAGGAGTATATTTTATAGTCATAACCAGCATATAAAACACACAATCCTATTCTAATCTCCCCAAACactaaatggaatcatatttcTTATTCATCACATAACTCAGAGTGACTAAGGTGTAAGTTGGTGCCCAAAGCTTTTACCAAATGTCCTGTGTGTGCTGTATTGAGGATCATGCCCTTGGAGGACCTGGATGCACATCTCCTAGGGAgctatttgtaaaaattttaaaatggtaaccCCTGCCTGATTTAAAATCCAAATTTCAAGACTGACACTAATAATTTACAACaaaaaatcctttgaaaaataagctaataatattttgagaattagGAAAATCTTAGAGCAATCATGCTATACCAAAGACAGAGCTGTAGGTAGGCAGATCCTCAAATACAAGGGATTGCATCAATAAATCTTCAGCCTGCCTTGGCATCGCAGTTGAGCAGGGActgtaatttaacttttttttttttttttttgtctttttttgttgttgttgttgtttgttgttgttgttgctatctcttgggccgcttccgcggcatatggaggttcccaggctaggggttgaatcggagctgtagccaccggcctacgccagagccacagcaacgcgggatccgagccgcgcctgcaacctacaccacagctcacggcaacgccggatcgttaacccactgagcaagggcagggaccgaacccgcaacctcgtggttcctagtcggattcgttaaccactgcgccatgacgggaactcctgtaatttaacttttttgatGATCTTACTTGCATCATACTCTGAGAAACATCCTCTGGGACATAGACACTGATAAAACCAGGCAGTAATCTGCTATCCAACCAATTAGGAGGATAAATAGGAATACCCTCTTCCCAAGTAGGTTAGAGaagtatatttcaaaatggtGAATCTGACTCACTGATGTGTAATAACATGGCCAGAACAGCTCAAGATAAGATTTTTAACTTAAAGAGTATAACACAATGGAGTAGGATGAAAACATCTGACGTACATTTTGCAAAATAAAGGTAAATGGTATTTATTCACATTTCATATTAGTTTTGTTGAAAGTATCAAGATCATCCAAGTTTGAAGTGAACAAGAACAACTAAAAGAGTGGGAATGAGTGAAGAGATAACCTAGTCtagttgctttttaaatatgaataaattggTCTTCAAAATGTTTGAGTAAGTTTCCCAAGCTCAAGTTGCTAATTAAAGTCAGAAAAAGGTCCAAAATTTAAGGTTGAATGGGTGCAGTGTATTCATATGTATAGAATTTGGAGAAATTAGACATGTACTTAACCCTAGTTTTTTGCATGTTCtctttttgaaactttatttgCCTTAAATCTTTCTTAAATGTTAGTTTTGATGATGTTTACCTAGGTAAATCTTCCTGTAACCTTTCCCCTGTCAAAGTATTCTAGTTACAAGGCCTGCTATTATAAGTATTTTGGTTTTCAGTAATTAACTCCATCAGATTATTATAACTCACTATTCGGAATCTGCATAATTGCTACCTTCCTCTGTTTATACactaagaatttttgttttgttttgttttgttttttgcccttttaggactgcatccgcggtatatggagagtcccaggctaggggtctaattggagctattgctgccagtcttagccagagccatagccatgccagatacgagccacatctgtgacctacaccacagctcatggcaacaccagatccttaacccactgagcgaggccagggattgaaccggcaacctcaagattcctagtcggactcatttctgctgcgccacgatgggaactccactctaaGCTTCTTGATGGATGAATTCTAACCTTTATTTATGGTCACCAAAACTCCAAAATATAGTTGATACAAGTAGGAAGTAGATCAAGAtgttttaatgtataaaaatagcaCATTTGGGACTTCCCcttatggcacagaggaaatgaatctggctaggaaccatgagatttcaggttccttccctggcctttctcagtgaggtaaggatccgatgtttccatgagctgtggtttaggtcacagacacagcttggatctggatctggcattggttggcagttatagctccaattagacccctagcctgggaacctccatatgctgtgggtacagccctaaaaaagataaactaaaataaaaatagcaaattataCAATGACTTacattgtgtctatatatatatatatatatatatatatatatatatatacacacacacacacacaaatatatatatatatgtattaagaaaataaaaattctagtttAGAATCTATGAGAAGATTTGGAAAAAGTAGGCCCATGATTGACCAGATTACAATCTATTTCAAAACTATGCTTTCTACATTTACATGAGCTGGAAATTTTACTGAGGATTAGAAGGGAGGCTAAAGATCACCATTATATTCATAGATATATCTTCCAAAGCAAAGAATACATTAGGAATAATTGAAAGAAATGTTCAAATACATTTATTATGTTATTAATCTTAAATTagttaatgtaaaaataatatttaattcccCATTatctaatatttagaaaatactttattaaaaaattgaaaaaaaaagcagcaaggcAGTCAACCAAAATGTATCTAATGTTTATCAGAGGGAGAGGTATGGGAATAGAAGGTTGTTATAAATGTGAGAGAAAATATAAACGAAGTATGTCTAAAGTGATTTTAGAACACAAATGTGAAATATATTAACTCAACTTGGGATGTAACTCTTCAAGGAAGAGAGATGACAATtaaacaggctttaaaaaaacaaatagagtTTTCCCTTTAACCATTTTTTCTTGTAAAGAAGTGTACAAAGTTTGGCATGTACAGCAGAAGAGAAACATTAAAGGACATCGTTGTTGACaaagaggccaaaaaataaataaacgaagtaagaagacaaaaagtataattaaaatataatgtttctATGATAAAAGGTAAACAAGTTGAAAGAGACTTATAACCTAACTTATAAAGAGACAATCATTTCCAAATCCCTTGGAAAGAATATCAACATTATTCTAAATTACAATGTATCAAAATTTTACCAGCATTCATTTCCTTTGATCATGTAACTTCATCCTTAAAAGATAACGATGTTTGTGTAATATTATAACAAGAAAAACCTGGACATAATTTAAGTTTCTCACAACAGGACAGATAAGATCTACCATAGTGCCAGCATAATAATGAGGTGTGGAATTTTGAGTCAGAAACATATGGATTTAAACACAACTAACTGTACTCAAACCAATCTTCTGACTTTGTTGGGGGGGTAGTATTTATGTTTCaattttctcttcctcatctaTAGATTGGGCATAACAATATGGTTTTTACATAAAGATTTAGCAAAAAATTGGAGTAAATAAACTCATTATGCCTTCCATATGTACCCATTTTTTTACTAAGATAACTGTGAAGATAATTTGCAATCTAGAGTGATCTTtaagtaaaacatttttcaaacaaagcaaaatgcaaaatatttctgACAGCATTGAAACAATGTAGAGTTGTGTCTGCACAGGTACAGTGAGAGATCCATCAGAGACAGGAGCCACTGaagaaaatttgttttcctttatgcTATTCATGTtaatattttccctcttttttttcttttttttaacatttttttttcaatgaaaacaaTAGATAAACCTCTTCACAAGTCAGGTTAAAGTTGCAAATAGCTTAATGCCCAGGACCTTTCAACAGAAACCCAGGCGATGAATGCAGACTCTTCCACAGCTCCATTCCTTGTGTAGACAACGGAATTGGGAGAACAGAAATACGGCtttctcatacatatatatatatatatatatattccttttgtcTCTCCACCGACTCCCAGAATCCCTATATATTAACAATCTCAGTATTAGCACCAAATTTCTGCACAAGATATTCTCATATAAGAACACTACTTATATAACGGCAACTCGAATTCAGCTCTTTTCTCTACTTCTCAGACAGATTCCTTAAAGATATATGCCTCAGATCAACTGCACCCAGGTCCAGGAGTTTATTCTCATTGGCCTCACAGATCAAAGAGAATTGAAGATGCCTCTCTTTGTGATCTTCTTGTCCATCTAACTCTTCACATTAGTAGGCAATCTAGGTTTAATCCTAGTCATTGGAACAGATCCAAAATTCAACACACCAATGTACTGCTTTCTTAGCAACCTGGCTTTTGTTGATTTCTGTTATTCTTCCGTCATTACACCCAAAATCCTTGGGAACTTCTTGTACAAACAAAACGTCATCTCTTTCAATGCACATGCTTCTCAGTTAGGCAGTTTTCTCACTTTCATGGTGTCAGAGTGTTTGCTTCTGACTTCCATGGCATATGACAGATATGTGACCATTTGCAACCCTCTCCTCTACACAGTCTCAATGTCCTTGGGAGTCTGTATTCAGCTGGTGGAAGCCCCTACAGCTACAGCTTTTTGATGGCACTGTTTCATACCATCCTCACCTTCCGCCTCTCCTACTGTCACTCTAATATCATCAACCATTTCTACTGTGATGACATGCCTCTCCTCAGGCTAACTTGCTCTGACACGCACTCCAAATAGCTCTCAGTGTTGGCCTGTGCTGGCGTTACTTTCATCTGCTCTGTCCTGGTTGTTTTTGTCTCCTACACATACATTATCTCTGCCATCCTGAGGATATGCTAAGCTAAAGGAAGACACAAAGCCTTCTCCACATGTGGCTCCCACATGCTGACAGTCACCATATTCTATGGCACCCTCATCTTCATGTACTTACAACCAAGCTCTAACCATTCCCTCGACACAGATAAGATGGCCTCGGTCTTCTACACAGTGATCATCCCCATGTTGAATCCATTAATCTACAGTCTTAGGAACAAGTATATAAAGAATGCCCTGAAAAAAGATATCATAAATAGAAACGAGGCTTTTGtctttataacatttaaaaaataatttgaataaacaaaagaggactttttttaatgatctttttttctccccttgacTATTAAAACTAATAGAGTGCCTTGCTCTTACTTAgtatccaataaaattttatttactgtaaaataaaataattctctgaattttttgtGGTCAAATTTGActtcaaattataatttatatgcaTAAATTACCATAAGGATCTGTGTCATAGCATTtctcaaattaaaatatatatatatatattttaaaaattcaccattTCATCTGATAGCTGCATAGCTAGAAACTAaacaagagcagaaaaaaatggagataccTTGAACACAGGTTAAgtttataaaaatgctttaatgATGAATTGTAAAGAAtgctttaatatattttcctGATTAAATGCTTAGAGATAACTGTGAAGCAGTGGTCTTAACCTGGAACAATTTCCTCCCCCCAGAGCATATATAGCAATGTCTAGAAATATTATTGATTTTCACCAGGATGAGGTGGTATAAAGGAATACTATCTGGACAGCTGCTGCCTAAACATTACTATCTAG
This is a stretch of genomic DNA from Sus scrofa isolate TJ Tabasco breed Duroc unplaced genomic scaffold, Sscrofa11.1 Contig53, whole genome shotgun sequence. It encodes these proteins:
- the LOC100154572 gene encoding olfactory receptor 8J1-like, producing MARGNFMWVSELILTGFSEHPDLQLPLFFVVLVMYGLTMAGNLIIITLTSVDPRLQTPMYFFLRHLAIINLGNSTVIAPKMLTNVLVKRHTTSYYECATQVGGFLVFIVAEVFMLAVMAYDRHVAIGNPLLYMVVVSQRICLLLDSLTYFYSFSTSVVTSSSVFSVAHCSSNVINHFCCDTGPLLALSCSDTSFPERVVFISAATNLVSSIIIVVVFYFNIVLSILRICSTEGRKKGFSTCVSHMMAVSVFYGTLKGSFKIHF